The Deltaproteobacteria bacterium genome contains a region encoding:
- the lpxB gene encoding lipid-A-disaccharide synthase, with product MESKQDRKCVMIIAGEASGDLHGANLIKALKNQAPGTFFCGIGGRAMRAAGARIIVDASRLSVVGITEVFSKGRSLLRGISRAKQLLNSLEPDLLILIDFPDFNLHIAARAKKLGVPVLYYISPQLWAWREGRVRKIKRLVDHMAVILPFEVDFYRMHDVPATYVGHPLLDDGTPFSAIPPESLPVKDQAVGILPGSRDKEIVRNLPAMLAAAKDIQRTTGGVRFVISRAPSVEKALMDGIVAEHGKGVDYRISSDHVREVFKACRLVIAVSGTVTLEAAIWGTPAVIVYRVSPVSYWLGRALIKVKYIGLANLIAGREVLPELIQRDASPENIARVVTGLLGDAEAMTAIHDGLKEVRERLGGTGASARVADIAMGMLNKGSY from the coding sequence ATGGAATCGAAACAAGATAGAAAATGCGTCATGATCATTGCCGGAGAAGCATCGGGGGATCTTCACGGTGCCAACCTGATCAAGGCGTTGAAGAACCAGGCGCCGGGCACCTTTTTCTGCGGGATCGGCGGGCGGGCGATGAGGGCTGCCGGCGCCCGGATCATCGTGGATGCCTCCCGGCTGTCGGTAGTGGGTATCACCGAGGTGTTCTCCAAAGGCCGTTCGCTGCTGCGAGGGATTTCCCGGGCCAAGCAACTGCTCAACTCTCTCGAGCCCGATCTATTGATCCTCATCGACTTTCCGGACTTCAACCTGCATATTGCCGCCAGGGCCAAAAAACTGGGTGTTCCCGTTTTGTACTACATCAGTCCTCAGCTGTGGGCCTGGCGGGAGGGCCGGGTGAGGAAAATCAAGCGCTTGGTCGACCACATGGCCGTTATCCTGCCATTTGAGGTGGATTTTTATCGAATGCACGACGTGCCGGCTACCTATGTGGGGCATCCCCTTCTGGACGACGGCACGCCATTTTCGGCAATACCCCCTGAATCGCTACCGGTAAAGGATCAAGCCGTCGGCATTTTGCCGGGTTCCAGGGACAAGGAAATCGTGCGCAACCTGCCGGCCATGCTGGCTGCGGCAAAGGATATCCAGCGCACAACCGGCGGGGTGCGTTTTGTTATCTCCCGGGCGCCTTCGGTGGAAAAAGCGCTCATGGACGGCATCGTTGCTGAGCACGGCAAAGGTGTCGATTATCGCATAAGCTCAGACCACGTGCGGGAAGTCTTCAAGGCGTGCCGCCTCGTGATTGCCGTGTCGGGAACGGTCACCCTGGAAGCGGCCATTTGGGGGACACCGGCCGTCATTGTCTACCGGGTCTCTCCGGTCAGTTATTGGCTGGGGCGGGCGCTCATCAAGGTCAAGTACATCGGCCTGGCGAACCTGATTGCGGGGCGGGAAGTTCTTCCCGAGCTCATCCAGCGGGATGCATCCCCTGAAAACATCGCCCGGGTGGTTACGGGGCTTTTGGGGGATGCGGAAGCCATGACCGCCATTCATGACGGCTTGAAAGAGGTCAGGGAACGCCTCGGCGGGACCGGGGCTTCCGCCAGGGTGGCGGATATTGCCATGGGGATGCTAAATAAAGGGTCGTATTAG
- a CDS encoding Gfo/Idh/MocA family oxidoreductase has translation MNPIQRKIRAAVVGAGYLGKFHAQKYANMENVDLIGVADTDMAAAERVAASLDTRAYADYTDLFGRVDAVSVVVPTSAHFEVSKDFLLHNVDLLVEKPFTTTLQEADELIRISESRGLLVQVGHLERYNPAVVALQDIIKNPLFIESHRLGIFKPRATDVSVVLDLMIHDIDIILNFVKAEMEGIRAAGMPVITENVDIANARLEFKSGCVANVTASRVSMKDERKLRIFQRDAYISIDFANHEATIVHKNAGKTDGLIPGMEIETRSFPKGDALDDELKSFVNSVRSRTEPYVTGQMGRDALKTALDVMSQIRQTRSKLAFL, from the coding sequence ATGAACCCGATACAAAGGAAAATTCGTGCGGCCGTCGTTGGCGCAGGCTATCTGGGTAAATTTCATGCCCAGAAATACGCCAACATGGAAAATGTGGACCTCATCGGGGTGGCGGACACCGATATGGCGGCGGCGGAAAGGGTGGCCGCATCTCTCGATACCAGGGCCTATGCGGACTACACCGATCTTTTCGGCAGAGTGGACGCCGTCAGCGTGGTCGTGCCGACATCGGCGCATTTTGAAGTCAGCAAAGACTTTTTGCTGCACAATGTCGACCTGTTGGTGGAAAAGCCTTTTACAACGACCCTCCAAGAGGCGGATGAACTGATTCGTATTTCGGAGTCCCGGGGGCTTTTGGTGCAGGTCGGCCATCTCGAACGCTACAACCCTGCGGTGGTGGCTCTCCAGGACATCATTAAAAACCCCCTGTTCATCGAATCCCACCGCTTGGGGATATTCAAACCCCGGGCCACGGACGTGAGCGTGGTGCTGGATCTTATGATTCACGATATCGATATTATACTGAATTTCGTAAAAGCGGAGATGGAGGGCATCCGTGCCGCCGGCATGCCGGTAATAACCGAGAATGTGGATATTGCCAACGCACGGCTGGAGTTCAAAAGCGGCTGTGTGGCCAACGTGACGGCCAGCCGAGTTTCCATGAAAGATGAGCGCAAGCTCCGTATTTTCCAGCGGGATGCCTATATTTCCATCGATTTTGCAAATCATGAGGCCACCATCGTTCATAAAAATGCAGGCAAGACCGACGGGCTTATTCCCGGCATGGAAATCGAAACCCGGTCCTTCCCCAAGGGTGACGCGCTGGACGACGAACTGAAATCTTTTGTGAATTCGGTGAGAAGCCGCACGGAGCCGTATGTGACGGGGCAAATGGGGCGGGATGCACTTAAGACAGCCCTGGATGTCATGTCTCAAATACGACAAACGCGCTCCAAACTTGCCTTCCTCTGA
- the lpxI gene encoding UDP-2,3-diacylglucosamine diphosphatase LpxI (LpxI, functionally equivalent to LpxH, replaces it in LPS biosynthesis in a minority of bacteria.) produces MRIGLIAGSGQFPIIFCRKARKAGFDIYAAAYHHEADPALADHVNEIEWFYLGQVNRLIKYFKKHQVTQAVMMGGIKKTKLFKNLKPDIKAVSLLAGLRHTHDDGILRAFAGLLEKNGITVRPSTFLLPDLLAPEGCWTRRKPTREEAAEIKLGWKIAKEIGRLDVGQCVVVGGGSILAVEAVDGTDATIRRGGGLGEGNAVVVKVCKPIQDERFDIPATGVETIRTMVEARARVLAIEAGKAVVFDREAMIALADEQGIAILAMTEP; encoded by the coding sequence ATGCGCATCGGACTCATTGCCGGTAGCGGGCAGTTTCCCATCATTTTCTGCAGAAAGGCCAGAAAAGCGGGATTCGACATTTACGCCGCCGCTTACCATCATGAAGCGGATCCGGCGCTGGCCGACCATGTGAACGAGATCGAGTGGTTTTACCTGGGACAGGTCAACCGGCTGATCAAATATTTCAAAAAGCACCAGGTCACGCAAGCCGTCATGATGGGCGGCATCAAGAAAACCAAGCTTTTCAAAAATTTAAAGCCCGACATCAAGGCGGTTTCCCTGCTTGCCGGATTACGACACACTCATGACGACGGCATCCTGAGGGCGTTTGCCGGCCTGCTGGAGAAAAACGGGATAACCGTCAGGCCGTCAACCTTTCTTCTGCCCGATCTTTTGGCGCCCGAAGGCTGCTGGACGCGGCGCAAACCGACGCGGGAAGAGGCTGCCGAGATAAAACTGGGGTGGAAGATTGCCAAGGAGATCGGGCGCCTGGACGTCGGTCAGTGCGTGGTCGTGGGCGGGGGAAGCATCCTGGCCGTGGAAGCTGTGGACGGTACCGATGCCACCATCAGAAGGGGGGGCGGGCTCGGCGAGGGCAACGCGGTGGTGGTGAAAGTCTGCAAACCTATTCAGGATGAGCGGTTCGACATCCCTGCCACCGGCGTGGAGACCATTCGAACGATGGTGGAGGCCCGGGCCAGGGTTTTGGCGATCGAGGCGGGCAAAGCCGTTGTATTCGACCGTGAGGCCATGATAGCCTTGGCCGACGAACAGGGGATCGCTATTTTGGCCATGACGGAGCCGTGA
- the lpxA gene encoding acyl-ACP--UDP-N-acetylglucosamine O-acyltransferase — protein sequence MIHETAIVHPKAELGANVEIGAFSVIRENVTIGSDTWVGPHVVIEPFVDIGSDCKIFQYAAIGAPPQSLKYAGEKTWVKIGRGNIVREFVTIHRGTSDGGGVTEIGEENFIMAYSHIAHDCKLGRNIVLSNNATLGGHITIGDYATVGGLVAIHQFVRVGNYAFIGGKSAVVKDIPPYMIAAGDRARLHGLNVVGLKRHGFSRNTLSMLKKAYRLVFRIGLTLNEAIERVAAEVEQVPEVVHLIEFIKSSQRGITR from the coding sequence ATGATACACGAGACGGCAATCGTCCATCCGAAGGCTGAACTGGGCGCGAATGTGGAAATCGGAGCGTTTTCCGTTATACGTGAGAACGTGACCATCGGTTCCGATACGTGGGTCGGGCCGCATGTGGTGATAGAACCTTTTGTGGATATCGGCAGCGACTGCAAAATCTTTCAATATGCGGCCATCGGGGCACCGCCGCAGTCGCTGAAATATGCCGGCGAGAAGACCTGGGTCAAAATCGGACGGGGCAATATCGTTCGAGAATTCGTCACCATCCACAGGGGGACTTCGGATGGCGGCGGCGTGACCGAAATCGGCGAGGAAAATTTTATCATGGCCTATTCGCACATTGCCCATGACTGCAAACTGGGCAGGAACATCGTCCTGTCCAACAACGCCACACTGGGCGGGCACATCACCATCGGAGACTACGCCACCGTGGGCGGCCTGGTGGCCATTCATCAGTTCGTACGGGTGGGCAACTATGCGTTCATCGGAGGCAAATCTGCCGTGGTCAAGGACATCCCCCCCTACATGATAGCGGCCGGGGACCGGGCGAGGCTCCACGGCCTGAATGTCGTCGGTTTGAAGCGCCATGGGTTTTCGAGAAATACCCTGAGCATGCTGAAAAAAGCCTATCGCCTGGTTTTCCGCATCGGGCTTACGCTGAACGAGGCCATAGAAAGGGTGGCGGCGGAAGTGGAGCAGGTCCCTGAAGTTGTCCACCTCATCGAATTCATCAAATCCTCCCAACGCGGGATTACCAGATAA